Proteins found in one Labrenzia sp. VG12 genomic segment:
- a CDS encoding FadR/GntR family transcriptional regulator → MDKARQQTFELPDKALTSLPTGAVKDTVEHLGKSVVQGVFATDAILPREEELVDSLGVSRTVVREAIKVLCGKGLVRTARRYGSRVCPFESWNLLDPDVIRWHDPDSPRTARIYAEATDLRLIVEPEAAALAAMNATPQQRDIILAAADGITPVNGEESMIGADYTFHATILQASGNLMLAQLQNVIYAVLLFSYSAGRAGAPEEQVSRRNHLSVAEAIAGGEADLARTRMRDMLAQNKAIAEKFAATAGR, encoded by the coding sequence ATGGATAAAGCCAGACAACAGACTTTCGAATTGCCGGACAAGGCCCTGACCTCCCTGCCAACCGGCGCGGTCAAGGACACGGTCGAACACCTGGGCAAAAGCGTCGTTCAGGGTGTTTTTGCAACCGACGCAATCTTGCCGCGGGAAGAAGAACTCGTCGACAGCCTGGGGGTTTCGAGAACGGTTGTGCGCGAAGCCATCAAGGTTTTGTGCGGCAAGGGCCTGGTGCGGACTGCACGGCGCTACGGCTCCCGAGTCTGCCCGTTCGAAAGCTGGAACCTGCTGGACCCGGACGTGATCCGATGGCACGACCCGGACAGTCCGCGCACCGCTCGCATCTACGCTGAAGCTACTGATCTCAGGCTGATCGTTGAACCGGAGGCAGCAGCCCTCGCGGCAATGAATGCCACCCCTCAGCAACGCGACATCATTCTTGCCGCGGCCGACGGCATCACGCCCGTCAATGGCGAGGAGTCGATGATCGGCGCGGACTACACGTTCCACGCAACGATCCTGCAGGCCAGTGGTAACCTGATGCTGGCTCAGCTTCAAAACGTCATTTATGCGGTGTTGCTGTTTTCCTATTCAGCCGGTCGTGCAGGAGCACCGGAAGAGCAGGTTTCGCGCCGAAACCACCTGAGCGTCGCGGAAGCAATCGCCGGCGGAGAAGCGGACCTTGCGCGCACGCGCATGCGGGACATGCTTGCCCAGAACAAGGCCATTGCCGAAAAATTTGCAGCAACAGCCGGACGCTAG
- a CDS encoding fumarylacetoacetate hydrolase family protein translates to MTIFTPDELAGGAFLGRLWRPEVGGPAVVTVRNGNLVDITSRTAPTVRDICELEAPASYVSEASGEIIGPVNEISAALASSMDTPHLLAPCDLQAVKACGVTFARSMVERVIEEKAAGDARQAETIRSRVGATIGNSLRNIKSGSKEAAKVKEALIAEGLWSPYLEVGIGPDAEVFSKAQVLSSVGPGASVGLHPNSSWNNPEPEVVLTVSSRGEIVGATLGNDVNLRDIEGRSALLLSKAKDNNASCAIGPMIRLFDETFSLDDIRSAELTLTVAGEDGFHLTGHSSMAEISRDPLDLVAQTIGRHHQYPDGLMLFLGTMFAPTQDRDVAGEGFTHKIGDKVTISAPGLGKLSNTVDLSTICPQWTFGISQLMRNLAQRGLL, encoded by the coding sequence ATGACAATTTTCACGCCCGATGAACTGGCAGGCGGCGCATTTCTGGGACGGCTCTGGCGGCCCGAAGTCGGTGGCCCTGCGGTCGTCACCGTGAGAAACGGCAATCTTGTCGACATCACGTCCAGAACAGCTCCAACAGTGCGAGACATCTGCGAACTGGAAGCCCCCGCCTCCTATGTTTCTGAGGCGTCCGGAGAGATCATTGGTCCCGTCAACGAAATCTCAGCTGCCCTTGCAAGCAGTATGGACACGCCCCACCTGCTCGCCCCTTGCGATCTGCAAGCGGTCAAGGCGTGCGGCGTCACCTTTGCAAGGTCGATGGTGGAGCGGGTCATTGAGGAAAAGGCCGCAGGCGACGCAAGACAGGCCGAGACAATTCGGTCCAGAGTGGGCGCAACCATCGGCAACAGCCTCCGCAACATCAAGTCAGGCTCGAAGGAAGCGGCCAAGGTAAAAGAGGCTCTGATCGCTGAAGGGCTTTGGAGCCCCTATCTTGAAGTCGGCATCGGGCCAGATGCCGAGGTCTTCTCCAAGGCACAAGTATTGTCCTCCGTGGGCCCAGGCGCGAGTGTCGGCCTTCATCCAAATTCAAGCTGGAACAACCCGGAGCCGGAAGTGGTTCTGACCGTGTCTTCAAGAGGAGAAATAGTCGGCGCCACGCTCGGCAACGACGTCAATCTGCGTGACATCGAGGGCCGGTCGGCGCTCCTTCTGTCAAAGGCCAAGGACAACAATGCCTCCTGCGCGATCGGTCCAATGATCCGCTTGTTCGACGAGACGTTTTCCCTCGACGATATCCGCAGTGCGGAGCTGACACTCACCGTGGCAGGAGAGGACGGATTTCACCTGACCGGTCACTCGTCCATGGCCGAGATCAGTCGCGATCCGCTGGATCTCGTTGCCCAGACCATCGGGCGGCACCATCAATATCCCGATGGACTCATGCTTTTCCTAGGCACAATGTTCGCCCCAACGCAGGATCGGGACGTTGCCGGAGAAGGCTTTACCCACAAGATCGGCGACAAGGTCACGATCTCCGCCCCCGGCCTCGGCAAGCTGAGCAACACCGTCGATTTGTCCACCATTTGCCCGCAATGGACATTCGGCATCAGCCAGCTGATGCGCAATCTCGCCCAGCGCGGTTTGCTGTAA
- the fumC gene encoding class II fumarate hydratase, with product MRTESDSLGEIDVPEDKYWGAQTQRSLKYFSIGTDLMPIELVHAYGYLKKASARANAELGLLREDLADLIARAASEVADGKLDDHFPLHVWMTGSGTQTNMNVNEVISNRAIALAGGVLGSKEPVHPNDHVNMSQSSNDTFPAAMHMAAALQVNDRLLPCVETLHKSLERKAEAWSDIIKIGRTHMQDATPLTLGQEFSGYAEMLRQDIDRIEHALKDVYALALGGTAVGTGINTHPDFADLAARRIAELTALPFVSAPNKFAAQGSHDALVMLSGALRTLAVSLFKIANDIRLLSCGPRCGFFELKIPSNEPGSSIMPGKVNPTQCEALAMIAAQVMGNDVTVGIGGASGYLEMNVYKPLMINAILQSVKIMGDGSANFARYLVDGMEPNEKRIQDYLDQSLMLVTALSPVIGYDKASHAAHHAFENDLTLKQACLDLGFVTGDDFDRIVDPSRMVGPSA from the coding sequence ATGCGGACCGAAAGTGACAGCCTCGGCGAAATCGACGTTCCGGAGGACAAGTACTGGGGTGCCCAGACGCAGCGCTCCTTGAAGTACTTTTCCATCGGCACGGATCTGATGCCGATCGAGCTTGTTCATGCCTATGGCTACCTGAAAAAGGCCTCCGCGCGTGCGAACGCGGAGCTTGGGCTTTTGCGGGAGGATCTTGCGGACCTGATTGCAAGGGCGGCGTCGGAAGTCGCCGACGGCAAGCTCGATGATCACTTTCCCTTGCATGTCTGGATGACGGGCAGCGGAACGCAGACCAACATGAACGTCAATGAGGTGATCTCCAACCGGGCCATAGCGCTGGCTGGTGGAGTGCTCGGATCCAAGGAACCCGTGCATCCCAACGATCATGTCAACATGTCGCAATCCTCGAACGACACTTTTCCGGCGGCGATGCATATGGCCGCCGCCCTGCAGGTCAATGACAGGCTGCTGCCGTGTGTCGAAACGCTCCACAAGAGCCTGGAACGCAAGGCGGAAGCCTGGAGTGATATCATCAAGATCGGTCGCACCCACATGCAGGATGCGACGCCGCTGACACTGGGCCAGGAATTCTCCGGTTATGCGGAGATGCTTCGTCAGGATATCGACCGGATTGAACATGCCCTGAAGGATGTCTATGCCCTGGCGCTGGGCGGCACTGCCGTTGGCACGGGGATCAACACCCATCCGGATTTTGCCGATCTTGCTGCGCGCCGGATTGCCGAACTGACGGCGCTCCCCTTTGTTTCCGCGCCGAACAAGTTCGCTGCCCAGGGCAGTCACGATGCGCTGGTGATGCTGAGCGGGGCGCTCAGGACGCTGGCGGTGTCTTTGTTCAAGATTGCCAACGATATTCGTCTTCTGTCCTGCGGCCCGCGCTGCGGTTTCTTCGAGCTCAAGATCCCCTCCAACGAACCTGGTTCGTCGATCATGCCGGGCAAGGTCAATCCCACTCAATGCGAGGCTCTGGCCATGATCGCGGCCCAGGTCATGGGCAATGATGTGACGGTCGGTATTGGCGGAGCGAGCGGATATCTGGAAATGAATGTCTACAAGCCACTCATGATCAACGCGATCCTGCAGTCGGTGAAGATCATGGGAGATGGCAGCGCCAATTTTGCGCGTTACCTGGTGGATGGCATGGAGCCGAATGAAAAACGGATCCAGGACTATCTCGATCAGTCCCTGATGCTGGTGACGGCGCTCAGCCCGGTGATTGGTTACGACAAGGCCAGCCATGCGGCCCACCACGCATTCGAAAACGACCTGACGCTGAAACAAGCCTGTCTCGATCTCGGTTTTGTCACCGGCGACGATTTCGACAGGATCGTCGATCCTTCACGAATGGTCGGCCCCTCTGCGTGA
- a CDS encoding alpha/beta hydrolase, which translates to MTEMTITDWDDAYANAAHIPGAEDYIARWESDSATFRKSWMKKDIDVVYGEGARHRFDVFHPEGKSRGLAVFVHGGYWMRFDKSYWSHFATGPLARGWTTCLPSYDLAPDVSIADITRQIAKAITKAASRVDGPIRLTGHSAGGHLVSRMVCEDSLLAPEVLERIEKVVSISGLHDLRPLRKTKMNESFGMSEEEAVAESPALKKPVGPCPVVAWVGGAERPEFLRQSKLLAEAWPAASYHEDPDRHHFDVIDGLKDPGSGLTSVLVET; encoded by the coding sequence ATGACTGAGATGACGATTACTGATTGGGATGATGCTTATGCCAACGCTGCCCATATACCGGGTGCTGAAGACTATATCGCGCGTTGGGAAAGCGATTCGGCGACCTTCCGGAAATCCTGGATGAAGAAGGATATCGATGTCGTCTACGGGGAGGGCGCGCGCCACAGGTTCGATGTCTTTCATCCGGAGGGGAAATCGAGAGGGCTCGCGGTTTTTGTCCATGGCGGCTACTGGATGCGCTTCGACAAGTCCTACTGGTCTCATTTTGCCACGGGTCCCCTCGCCAGGGGATGGACCACCTGCCTGCCGTCCTATGACCTCGCGCCAGATGTAAGCATTGCCGATATCACCCGGCAGATCGCGAAAGCGATCACAAAGGCGGCCAGCCGGGTCGACGGTCCCATCCGTTTGACGGGGCATTCTGCAGGGGGGCATCTCGTCAGCCGAATGGTGTGCGAAGACAGCCTGTTGGCACCGGAAGTGCTGGAGCGGATCGAGAAGGTCGTCTCCATCAGCGGGCTTCATGACCTTCGGCCGCTGCGCAAGACGAAGATGAACGAAAGCTTCGGGATGAGCGAAGAGGAGGCTGTCGCGGAAAGCCCTGCGCTCAAGAAGCCTGTGGGACCTTGTCCGGTCGTTGCCTGGGTTGGCGGAGCGGAGCGGCCGGAATTCCTCAGGCAATCGAAACTGCTTGCCGAGGCCTGGCCAGCAGCCAGCTATCATGAGGATCCGGACCGGCATCATTTTGATGTCATCGACGGGTTGAAGGATCCGGGCAGCGGTTTGACCTCGGTTCTGGTGGAAACCTAG
- a CDS encoding acyl-CoA synthetase, which yields MVARCSDRVINLAQFLTKNAARWPDRPAIVSEGTTWSWKELDTRVSALATALVSEYRLSKGDSLLVQAQNSNQMIEIMLAAFRLGAVWVPCNFRQAPVETAYAAEKAAAKVFVCDAAFAAQAGAVKTACPDLSGCISIGDSGFGADYESLIERHRGSDIQNAEVDYTDPCWLFFTSGSTGRPKAVVLSHGQIGFVCVNYMADLIPGTTEEDASLVIAPLSHGAGLQLIAQLAAGSAHVLMPPGGFSPSIAFELIQQHKVSNLFTVPTIVKRLVEDPAVDRYDHSSLRHVIYAGAPMYREDQKTALKKLGSVLVQYYGLGEVTGNITVLRPQDHVLEDGPTARLGTCGTERTGIEVSIQDDDGNILAPHQTGEVCVIGAAVCAGYLEDEAANAKSFRNGWFRTGDIGHMDEARFLYLTGRASDMYISGGSNVYPKEVEEVLLTHPEISEVAILGIPDPEWGEIGLAVCVPVDGSSPDPAELADFLNGQVARYKMPARYLFIEEMPTSAYGKITKKLVRDHLTEKGLL from the coding sequence ATGGTAGCGCGCTGTTCGGACCGGGTAATCAATCTGGCGCAGTTCCTGACAAAAAACGCAGCCCGCTGGCCCGACCGGCCGGCCATTGTCTCGGAGGGAACCACCTGGAGCTGGAAGGAACTCGATACCAGGGTGTCAGCACTCGCGACCGCACTTGTCTCCGAATACCGCCTCTCCAAGGGAGACAGCCTGCTGGTTCAGGCACAAAACTCCAACCAGATGATCGAGATCATGCTGGCCGCTTTCCGGCTGGGAGCCGTCTGGGTGCCTTGCAATTTCAGGCAGGCCCCCGTCGAAACGGCCTATGCCGCAGAAAAGGCTGCCGCAAAGGTGTTTGTCTGTGATGCGGCCTTCGCGGCACAAGCGGGTGCGGTGAAGACCGCCTGCCCTGACCTGTCGGGCTGTATCAGCATTGGCGACAGCGGGTTTGGCGCCGACTATGAAAGCCTTATCGAACGGCACAGGGGAAGCGACATCCAGAATGCTGAGGTCGACTATACCGATCCCTGCTGGCTGTTCTTCACGTCGGGTTCCACGGGCCGGCCGAAAGCGGTGGTTCTGAGCCATGGCCAGATCGGATTTGTCTGTGTCAACTACATGGCCGACCTTATTCCCGGCACGACGGAAGAAGATGCCTCCCTGGTCATTGCACCGCTGTCTCACGGCGCCGGTCTCCAATTGATTGCCCAGCTCGCGGCGGGGTCGGCACATGTCCTGATGCCGCCGGGCGGTTTTTCCCCGTCAATCGCGTTTGAGCTGATCCAACAGCACAAGGTCTCCAACCTGTTCACGGTCCCGACCATCGTCAAACGACTGGTCGAGGATCCGGCGGTAGACCGATACGACCATTCCAGCCTGCGCCATGTGATTTATGCAGGTGCGCCCATGTATCGGGAGGACCAGAAAACAGCTCTGAAGAAACTCGGGTCCGTGCTCGTCCAGTACTATGGGCTAGGCGAAGTCACCGGGAACATCACCGTGCTCAGGCCACAGGACCACGTTCTGGAGGACGGTCCAACCGCCCGCCTAGGCACCTGCGGCACGGAACGCACCGGCATCGAGGTCTCCATTCAGGATGACGACGGCAACATCCTGGCTCCTCATCAGACCGGAGAAGTCTGTGTTATCGGTGCCGCGGTCTGCGCCGGGTACCTGGAAGATGAAGCGGCGAATGCCAAATCGTTTCGCAATGGCTGGTTCCGTACAGGCGACATCGGCCACATGGATGAGGCGCGGTTCCTCTATCTGACCGGTCGTGCCTCGGACATGTATATCTCAGGCGGATCCAACGTCTATCCGAAGGAAGTGGAAGAGGTCCTCCTGACACACCCTGAGATTTCCGAAGTAGCGATTCTGGGCATCCCTGATCCGGAGTGGGGGGAAATCGGACTGGCGGTCTGTGTACCCGTGGACGGGTCTTCACCCGATCCCGCCGAGCTCGCCGATTTTCTGAACGGTCAGGTGGCCCGCTACAAGATGCCGGCACGCTACCTCTTCATTGAGGAGATGCCGACCAGCGCCTATGGCAAGATCACCAAGAAGCTGGTCCGTGACCATTTGACTGAAAAAGGGCTGCTATGA
- the lexA gene encoding transcriptional repressor LexA yields MLTRKQYELLMFIHERLKETGVPPSFDEMKDALDLRSKSGIHRLITALEERGFIRRLPNRARAMEVVRLPDSIAPGLGAPRPRGSFSPEVIEGSLGKPEAPKPVEEPVAAGTEIPVMGRIAAGVPIEAIQTHSHSITVPPELLGKGEHYALEVRGDSMIEAGILDGDTVLIRRTDSADSGDIVVALVDDEEATLKRLRKKGASIALEAANPAYETRIFGPGRVRVQGRLVALFRQY; encoded by the coding sequence ATGCTGACGCGCAAGCAGTACGAACTGCTCATGTTCATTCATGAACGACTGAAGGAAACCGGTGTTCCGCCGTCTTTTGATGAAATGAAGGATGCGCTGGACCTCAGATCCAAGTCCGGCATTCATCGTCTCATCACAGCGCTCGAAGAGCGTGGCTTCATCCGGCGCCTGCCCAACAGGGCCCGCGCCATGGAAGTTGTCCGCCTGCCAGACTCAATCGCACCCGGCCTTGGCGCCCCGCGGCCGCGGGGCAGCTTCTCGCCAGAAGTCATCGAAGGCTCTCTCGGCAAGCCGGAGGCCCCTAAACCGGTCGAAGAACCAGTCGCCGCCGGAACCGAGATCCCCGTAATGGGCCGTATCGCGGCCGGTGTGCCGATCGAGGCGATCCAGACACACAGTCATTCGATCACCGTGCCACCGGAACTGCTTGGCAAAGGGGAGCATTATGCCCTGGAAGTCCGCGGCGACTCCATGATCGAGGCCGGCATCCTTGATGGCGACACGGTGCTGATCCGCAGGACGGACAGTGCCGACAGCGGTGATATCGTGGTCGCTCTTGTGGATGACGAGGAAGCAACGCTGAAGCGCCTGCGCAAAAAAGGCGCCTCGATTGCTCTTGAGGCCGCAAACCCGGCTTACGAAACGCGTATTTTCGGCCCGGGACGCGTACGCGTTCAGGGACGTCTGGTGGCCCTCTTCCGACAGTATTGA
- a CDS encoding ComEC/Rec2 family competence protein produces MRRQIGGAVLAQASARQNSKSGRFLSLKRGGMSATGSDPQIDYKNRPSAEPSSDTQRKIEAEQGPSDRHGVGGRKGWLPRYNVRNTSGVTNFDRFWDEQGLLWVAFSFAAGIAVYFLVPSEPSRIAVLLVGSCTFLITLRAGRQQALAWYSVLLLASAAGLGTASLRSSLVDAPRLAIPMTVEVGGIVLERQFGPKHDRLVLSVEAVSRQAVDPDAFPHRLRLRVPKGSAGQVGERVRLKGRLFPPPGPVHPGGYDFSFRAYFMQIGATGFSFGPAEVLGVVEGGLKLCVAAMVARVRSDLANRIRTDLGDRPETALVVALLVGDRSGITEEQEEALRASGLAHILAISGLHMALFAGGTYGGVLLLLALVPALSLRWPTHKWAAVAALLAATFYLLLSGASVATQRSYLMIALVFLGILAGRRGLTLRSVALAALVLLMLAPERLFFPGFQMSFAAVICLVAVYELWRRRGTDFQGMTRDQSLRARIVRSVGAWGAGLFVTALVAGLATGIIGAHHFGRVAPYGLVGNLLGMPVFTLLVMPMGVLALVLMPFGLAELPLTVMSFGISVLLDVAEFTSALDAGQGAVGKLDAVAALLLLGSLFAGLLLPGRLRLVAALLFAGGVVSAAQTRPPDLQIAAKGGSLAARDAEGNLRYSGRRSSFATELWFQAEGIPSRALESRRMTAPQRRCDAQGCVIRAFGKNAEEAATGKAEPVHIAVPKTLDALADDCQHADLIVSDFIVPESCGADLVIDQVIRARRGAVAIWLSSRTSRGPALEATARGRGNETEVENGRTAIIERLVHAIPDPPRAWHLPGTVTYDSLRRSEGNKTR; encoded by the coding sequence ATGAGGCGCCAGATTGGTGGCGCGGTCTTAGCACAGGCTTCGGCAAGGCAAAATAGCAAGTCCGGCCGTTTCTTGAGCTTAAAGCGAGGAGGCATGTCGGCGACGGGGTCGGATCCTCAGATCGACTATAAAAACCGTCCTAGCGCGGAACCCTCCAGCGATACCCAACGAAAAATAGAGGCAGAACAGGGCCCCTCCGACCGTCATGGAGTTGGCGGGCGGAAAGGCTGGCTGCCTCGTTACAACGTCCGCAACACGTCCGGGGTGACGAACTTTGATCGATTTTGGGACGAACAGGGGCTGTTATGGGTTGCGTTTTCGTTCGCCGCCGGGATTGCCGTTTACTTCCTGGTGCCGAGCGAACCGTCCCGAATTGCAGTCTTGCTTGTCGGATCGTGTACCTTTCTGATCACGCTGCGCGCCGGGCGCCAACAGGCTCTTGCATGGTATTCCGTGCTCTTGCTGGCCTCTGCAGCGGGCCTTGGGACGGCGAGCTTGCGTAGCAGCCTGGTTGACGCACCCAGGCTTGCAATACCGATGACTGTCGAAGTCGGCGGGATCGTCCTGGAGCGCCAATTCGGCCCGAAGCACGATCGGCTGGTTCTGTCTGTTGAGGCGGTCAGTCGGCAGGCCGTCGATCCAGACGCTTTTCCGCACAGACTACGCTTGCGCGTACCAAAGGGGAGTGCCGGGCAGGTTGGTGAGAGGGTGCGACTTAAAGGGCGCCTGTTTCCACCACCCGGCCCGGTGCATCCAGGCGGCTATGATTTTTCCTTTCGGGCCTATTTCATGCAAATCGGTGCGACAGGTTTCAGTTTTGGTCCCGCCGAGGTGCTTGGGGTGGTCGAAGGTGGCCTGAAGCTGTGCGTTGCCGCCATGGTGGCGAGGGTGCGCAGTGACCTTGCGAACCGCATTCGAACTGATCTTGGGGACCGGCCGGAAACGGCTTTGGTTGTCGCCCTGCTCGTTGGAGACCGCAGCGGGATCACCGAAGAACAGGAGGAAGCGCTGCGGGCTTCCGGCCTTGCTCATATTCTCGCGATCTCCGGTCTTCACATGGCACTTTTTGCCGGTGGAACCTATGGTGGGGTCCTGCTGCTCCTGGCCTTGGTTCCAGCCCTTTCCCTGCGCTGGCCGACGCACAAGTGGGCGGCTGTCGCAGCGCTTCTCGCGGCAACGTTCTATCTGCTCCTGTCAGGGGCGAGCGTCGCCACCCAGCGTTCCTACCTGATGATTGCCCTCGTCTTTCTGGGTATCCTGGCGGGGCGACGCGGCCTGACCCTGCGCAGTGTTGCACTGGCCGCCCTGGTACTGTTGATGCTTGCGCCCGAGCGACTGTTTTTCCCTGGATTTCAGATGTCTTTTGCGGCGGTCATTTGTCTTGTCGCTGTTTATGAGCTCTGGCGGCGTCGGGGAACAGATTTTCAGGGAATGACCCGCGATCAGAGCCTCCGAGCCCGCATTGTCAGGTCGGTTGGTGCCTGGGGGGCGGGCCTGTTCGTGACTGCTCTGGTTGCCGGGCTTGCCACAGGGATAATCGGCGCACATCACTTTGGCCGTGTTGCACCTTATGGTCTTGTCGGGAATTTGCTTGGCATGCCTGTTTTCACCTTGCTGGTGATGCCGATGGGCGTTCTTGCGCTGGTGTTGATGCCATTCGGTCTGGCGGAGCTTCCGTTGACTGTCATGTCATTCGGGATTTCGGTCCTTCTCGACGTGGCCGAGTTCACTTCCGCCCTGGACGCAGGGCAGGGCGCTGTCGGCAAACTGGATGCAGTGGCCGCCCTGTTGCTTCTCGGCTCCCTGTTCGCCGGCCTTTTGTTGCCGGGGCGTCTGCGTCTTGTCGCAGCGCTGTTGTTTGCAGGCGGAGTGGTTTCGGCAGCGCAAACGAGGCCGCCCGATCTTCAGATCGCGGCAAAGGGCGGATCACTTGCCGCTCGGGATGCAGAAGGCAACCTTCGGTATTCAGGCCGGAGAAGTTCCTTTGCGACGGAACTCTGGTTTCAGGCTGAAGGTATTCCGTCGCGGGCGCTTGAGTCGCGCAGGATGACAGCGCCTCAGAGGCGGTGTGACGCACAAGGATGCGTCATCCGCGCTTTTGGCAAGAACGCAGAAGAGGCGGCGACGGGCAAGGCGGAGCCTGTCCATATCGCCGTTCCCAAAACACTGGACGCATTGGCAGATGACTGTCAACATGCCGATCTTATCGTGAGCGATTTTATCGTTCCGGAGAGTTGCGGCGCAGATCTCGTGATTGACCAGGTGATCAGAGCACGACGCGGAGCTGTGGCCATCTGGCTCTCAAGCCGGACATCGAGGGGACCGGCCCTCGAGGCCACCGCGCGTGGCCGCGGCAACGAAACTGAAGTTGAAAATGGCAGAACCGCCATCATTGAGCGCCTGGTTCATGCCATTCCAGACCCGCCACGAGCCTGGCATCTTCCGGGGACTGTGACCTATGACAGTCTCCGGCGATCAGAGGGCAACAAGACCCGGTGA
- the gltX gene encoding glutamate--tRNA ligase has product MAHDIVTRFAPSPTGFLHIGGARTALFNWLFAKHHGGKMLLRIEDTDRARSTEEAVEALIDGLTWLGLDWDGDPISQFSRVDRHKEVVDEMLAAGTAYRCYSTPEELDAMREKARAEGKPPRYDGTWRNKDASEAPDGASFVIRIKSPEDGETVVDDMVQGRVVIPNKDLDDFVLMRSDGTPTYMLAVVVDDHDMGITHIIRGVDHLTNAARQTLIFQALGWDVPAMAHIPLIHGPDGAKLSKRHGATGAEAYRAMGYLPQAMRNYLARLGWSHGDEEIMSLEDMIKWFGMDAVGQSAARFDFKKLENLNGHYMRATYDAELLAHWKVYLAHAENGAPVLEWMSDAANEKTALTALPGLKERAKTLVELTESASYLWRQRPLDTDEKAAKILSDDARAILRDLHVVLSGAADWQAEPLEAAVKAYAEDKELKLGKVAQPLRAALTGRGTSPGIYDVLIALGRDESLARISDQAA; this is encoded by the coding sequence ATGGCACACGACATCGTCACGCGTTTCGCACCGTCCCCGACCGGCTTCCTGCATATTGGCGGCGCCCGCACCGCGCTTTTCAATTGGCTGTTTGCCAAGCATCACGGCGGCAAGATGCTGCTGCGCATCGAAGACACAGACAGGGCGCGCTCGACCGAGGAAGCTGTCGAGGCCCTGATCGACGGCCTCACCTGGCTCGGCCTCGATTGGGACGGTGACCCGATTTCCCAGTTCTCACGCGTCGACCGGCACAAGGAAGTCGTAGACGAGATGCTGGCCGCCGGCACTGCGTATCGCTGCTATTCCACTCCGGAAGAACTCGATGCCATGCGGGAGAAAGCCCGCGCAGAAGGCAAGCCGCCCCGTTATGACGGCACCTGGCGGAACAAGGATGCCTCGGAAGCGCCGGACGGGGCGAGCTTCGTGATCCGTATCAAGTCGCCTGAAGACGGTGAGACCGTTGTGGACGACATGGTCCAGGGCCGCGTGGTCATTCCCAACAAGGATCTTGATGACTTCGTGCTGATGCGTTCCGACGGAACCCCGACCTACATGCTGGCCGTCGTTGTTGACGATCACGACATGGGAATCACCCACATCATCCGCGGTGTTGACCACCTGACGAATGCGGCTCGCCAGACCTTGATCTTCCAGGCGCTCGGCTGGGATGTCCCGGCCATGGCGCATATTCCGCTGATCCATGGACCAGATGGGGCCAAACTGTCCAAACGCCACGGCGCCACCGGTGCCGAAGCGTATCGCGCGATGGGATATTTGCCCCAGGCCATGCGCAACTACCTCGCCCGCCTAGGCTGGAGCCATGGCGATGAAGAGATCATGTCGCTGGAAGACATGATCAAATGGTTCGGCATGGATGCAGTCGGCCAGTCCGCTGCCCGTTTCGACTTCAAGAAGCTGGAAAACCTGAACGGGCACTACATGCGCGCCACGTACGACGCAGAGTTGCTCGCGCATTGGAAGGTTTACCTCGCGCACGCGGAAAACGGCGCGCCCGTTCTGGAGTGGATGTCGGATGCAGCCAATGAAAAAACGGCTCTGACCGCGCTTCCCGGCCTGAAGGAACGAGCCAAGACGCTGGTCGAACTGACCGAAAGCGCCTCCTATCTGTGGCGCCAGCGTCCTCTAGACACGGACGAAAAAGCGGCAAAGATCCTCTCTGACGACGCCAGGGCCATTTTGCGGGACCTGCACGTGGTCCTGTCCGGCGCTGCCGACTGGCAGGCAGAACCGCTTGAAGCCGCCGTCAAGGCCTATGCGGAAGACAAGGAACTGAAACTGGGCAAAGTGGCGCAACCGTTGCGCGCCGCACTTACAGGACGTGGCACGTCACCCGGCATCTACGACGTACTAATTGCACTTGGCAGGGACGAATCTCTGGCTCGTATCAGCGATCAGGCTGCTTGA